A genomic window from Aethina tumida isolate Nest 87 chromosome 4, icAetTumi1.1, whole genome shotgun sequence includes:
- the LOC109600114 gene encoding UPF0184 protein AAEL002161 — MGEQSVFPKENNVEDGNNEEMETESDNEIDTDDLSPEEFERLDSTMDELNTVLDALEQKNDDIHAQLLKLLQDNREIRLQLHNKNVQELQQNEGHEQK; from the exons ATGGGTGAACAATCTGTATTTCCCAAAGAAAACAACGTAGAAGACGGCAATAACGAAGAAATGGAAACAGAATCGGACAATGAAATAGACACAGATGACCTCTCCCCTGAAG AATTCGAAAGACTGGACAGCACCATGGACGAGTTAAACACCGTTCTGGACGCACTGGAACAGAAAAACGATGATATACACGCCCAGCTATTGAAGCTGTTGCAGGACAACAGAGAGATTCGACTGCAGCTTCATAATAAGAATGTTCAGGAGTTGCAGCAAAATGAAGGGCACGAGCAAAAATAA
- the LOC109600109 gene encoding inosine-uridine preferring nucleoside hydrolase, with protein MCAKRVIVDVDVGTDDYLALLILFHAEKSGLVKVEAICCANGNTSIDNVTKNVVRLLETIGRTDVPVYKGVEQPLILHKKSLSMFHGKDGFGDLEHEKEPDISIVKETLAPVALRDLLGANPGEISLICLGPLTNLALAIKLFPDIVSNIKDLWLMGGSYKAVGNTTRVAEFNFYYDPEAVHIVLECMTCPIHIIPWETTLIPTIDFDWRYANLGIKSPALELLTRADKAAYGPSDCKYWYPCDSFAAFVFLNPEKYITKRSSHNAVVELRGELTRGQLLLDHLNEHPHNVVIVEDFDAEKFKDLLLEIEEQAM; from the exons ATGTGCGCAAAACGTGTGATTGTGGACGTCGATGTGGGCACCGACGATTATTTGGCgttgttgattttatttcacGCTGAAAAGTCGGGACTGGTCAAAGTGGAGGCGATATGTTGCGCCAACGGGAACACTTCTATAGACAATGTAACGAAAAATGTCGTCAGGTTGTTGGAAACTATCGGACGCACTGAT GTACCAGTTTATAAAGGAGTGGAACAACCATTAATTCTACACAAAAAGTCTTTGTCTATGTTTCATGGGAAGGATGGTTTTGGAGACTTGGAACACGAGAAGGAACCAGACATCAGCATCGTTAAAGAAACACTTGCTCCTGTTGCTTTAAGAGACCTGTTAGGAGCAAATCCTGgagaaattagtttaatttgctTGGGACCTTTAACCAACCTTGCCTTggctataaaattattccctGATATTGTTTCCAACATCAAAGATCTTTGGCTAATGGGAGGAAGTTACAAAG CTGTTGGGAACACAACAAGAGTGGCAGAGTTCAACTTCTACTACGACCCAGAGGCAGTCCACATCGTTCTAGAGTGCATGACCTGCCCCATTCACATAATCCCATGGGAAACGACGCTGATTCCAACCATCGACTTT gaTTGGCGTTACGCAAACCTAGGTATTAAATCGCCAGCCTTGGAGCTGTTGACGCGTGCTGATAAGGCTGCTTATGGTCCCTCGGACTGTAAATACTGGTACCCGTGCGACTCGTTCGCGGCCTTCGTTTTTTTAAATCCCGAAAAGTACATTACGAAACGGAGTTCCCACAATGCGGTGGTGGAACTCCGTGGGGAACTTACCAGGGGGCAACTGCTGCTGGACCACCTGAACGAGCACCCTCATAATGTTGTCATAGTTGAGGATTTTGATGCAGAGAAATTTAAAGATCTGTTACTAGAAATTGAGGAACAAGCTATGTAA